A window of Mycobacteriales bacterium contains these coding sequences:
- a CDS encoding M24 family metallopeptidase, translating into MTDTETRPDAAGLRNARRQRVLEAMDAAGIDILISGREPNARYIAGVPRLWINGSRPFGPGCVIERATGSIHIVSTWDEGVPADIPHENLHGITFNGANTLAWLTKVEGAATAKTVATDGLMPSTLGLVRKAFPAAELVDGEQLMRTVRAVKLPDEIDAIRHAVRIAESALLAAEGALRAGVTERQLTGVFMSHMAEAGVTTPSTQDVAWITSRTRPWARTSRDAAVGADDLVALDGGVLADGYVGEVGWTAAIDGVAKVGGPLLAKWDELWEGLLAACRPGNPASALLDAYAAAGLPAPPMPIGRGLGNGNDMPLVLAELPATAKDLRLEAGMVLAVTAYVWADGVGALYGKAPVALTDAGPELLSVKPLRELRS; encoded by the coding sequence GTGACCGACACCGAGACACGACCTGACGCCGCCGGACTGCGCAACGCGCGGCGACAACGCGTCCTGGAGGCGATGGACGCCGCCGGGATCGACATCCTGATCTCCGGCCGGGAGCCCAACGCCCGCTACATCGCCGGCGTGCCGCGGCTGTGGATCAACGGGTCGAGGCCGTTCGGCCCCGGCTGCGTCATCGAGCGTGCGACCGGTTCCATCCACATCGTCAGCACGTGGGACGAGGGGGTGCCGGCGGACATCCCGCACGAGAACCTGCATGGCATCACGTTCAACGGCGCGAACACGCTGGCCTGGCTGACGAAGGTCGAGGGTGCCGCCACGGCGAAGACCGTCGCGACGGACGGGCTGATGCCCTCGACGCTCGGCCTGGTTCGAAAGGCCTTTCCCGCGGCTGAGCTCGTCGACGGCGAGCAGCTGATGCGCACGGTGCGCGCCGTGAAGCTGCCCGACGAGATCGATGCGATCCGGCATGCGGTCCGCATCGCGGAAAGCGCGCTGCTCGCGGCAGAGGGTGCCTTGCGGGCAGGCGTGACCGAGCGACAGCTGACCGGGGTGTTCATGAGCCACATGGCCGAGGCGGGCGTGACGACCCCGAGCACGCAGGACGTCGCCTGGATCACCTCGCGTACGAGGCCGTGGGCGCGCACCAGCCGGGACGCCGCGGTCGGCGCCGACGACCTGGTCGCTCTCGACGGCGGTGTGCTCGCGGACGGGTACGTCGGAGAGGTCGGTTGGACGGCCGCGATCGACGGGGTCGCCAAGGTGGGCGGGCCGCTGCTCGCCAAGTGGGACGAGCTGTGGGAAGGCCTGCTGGCCGCATGCCGGCCGGGCAACCCGGCGTCGGCGCTGCTCGACGCGTACGCCGCAGCCGGGCTGCCCGCGCCGCCGATGCCGATCGGGCGCGGGCTGGGCAACGGCAACGACATGCCGCTGGTGCTCGCCGAGCTGCCCGCCACCGCCAAGGACTTGCGGCTGGAAGCCGGGATGGTGCTGGCGGTGACCGCCTACGTCTGGGCCGACGGCGTCGGTGCGCTCTATGGCAAGGCGCCGGTCGCGCTGACCGATGCCGGGCCAGAGCTGCTGTCGGTGAAACCTCTCCGCGAGCTGAGGAGCTGA
- a CDS encoding enoyl-CoA hydratase/isomerase family protein: MTDVPAPEDIIRYEKDPETRIATITFDRPDHLNAPTIGARKRYGDLIFKASLDDDVKVLVVRGEGEHLGTGADLDELMAKRKGGVAMAEEFGISDEDDVTMPDRHNYRNGASLVHWYADARSGNRSLADFKKISILEVKGYCYGWHFYQAADADLVISSDDALFGHPAFRYVGYAPRMWQWATVMGLRKFQEMVFTGRPFTAAEMADCNFVNSVVPRAELETEVAKYALACSNTRNTDTIFMQKTFFNIMKQHQGEYMGSMMSAWLESMTGALREDVERSEAGLGGKIAEGGVNKLVKDNDSRFPPEWRLSRSGREQPPAE; this comes from the coding sequence GTGACCGACGTACCCGCGCCCGAGGACATCATCCGGTACGAGAAGGACCCCGAGACCCGCATCGCGACCATCACCTTCGACCGGCCCGACCATCTCAATGCGCCGACCATCGGTGCTCGCAAGCGCTACGGCGACCTGATCTTCAAAGCCAGCCTCGACGATGACGTCAAGGTGTTGGTCGTCCGCGGCGAGGGCGAGCATCTCGGCACCGGGGCAGACCTCGACGAGCTGATGGCCAAGCGCAAAGGCGGCGTCGCCATGGCCGAGGAGTTCGGCATCAGCGACGAGGACGACGTCACGATGCCGGATCGCCACAACTACCGCAACGGCGCCTCGCTCGTGCACTGGTACGCCGACGCCCGCTCGGGCAACCGCAGTCTCGCCGACTTCAAGAAGATCAGCATTCTCGAGGTCAAGGGCTACTGCTACGGCTGGCACTTCTACCAAGCGGCGGATGCCGATCTGGTGATCTCCTCCGACGACGCACTGTTCGGCCACCCGGCGTTCCGGTACGTCGGTTACGCGCCGCGGATGTGGCAGTGGGCGACCGTGATGGGACTTCGAAAGTTCCAGGAGATGGTCTTCACCGGCCGTCCGTTCACCGCCGCGGAGATGGCGGACTGCAACTTCGTCAACAGCGTGGTGCCACGCGCCGAGCTCGAAACCGAGGTCGCGAAGTACGCCCTTGCGTGCTCCAACACCCGCAACACCGACACGATCTTCATGCAGAAGACGTTCTTCAACATCATGAAGCAGCACCAGGGCGAGTACATGGGCAGCATGATGAGCGCCTGGCTGGAGTCGATGACCGGCGCGCTCCGTGAGGACGTCGAGCGCTCCGAAGCCGGACTCGGGGGCAAGATCGCCGAAGGTGGGGTCAACAAGCTGGTCAAGGACAACGACAGCCGGTTCCCGCCGGAGTGGCGACTGTCCCGGTCGGGTCGCGAGCAGCCTCCCGCCGAATGA